The DNA segment GCGCATAAGTTATACTTGAGCAAGTCAATAGACGTGTTTTAGGGACTGAGTCCCAATCAAATTGCATCCAGTGAAACGACCAAAATACCCATCTATTGATGAAATGTAATGAAATTGACAATGGGCATTTTGGTCAAGTAGAGAAATATTCCCGGCCTTGAAAAAGATGTATATTAATGGGCATGTGTGTAAGAAGACAAGAGAAACGGCTTCCTTGCACCCATCCATTCACAACCAGAGAGGCATATTGACGCAGATATCCGTTTCCGTTTCCGTTTCGGTTTCCGGGTCTTCTTTTTGTTAACCTGGGAGAAAGAAGTTTGGGTTATTTgtaaaagtttgattttttttttctaacccCCGGTTGCAGAAATTTTCAAGCTTGGAGAGAGAGAGATCTTCATTgggttttaatttatttacttttttttcttccttttgaTCTTGAAATTTAGAGTTGATTTTGGGAGAAAGTGTTTTTGATGGCTGAAGGGGGATCTTATCATTGTTCCAAGAAGAGCGATGATATATGCGGCAAATCCTGCGGCGAGGTAGCTTTtctttaccttttttttttttttttttttttttttttttttttttttttNGTTGGATTGCATCGAGAAAAATTCGATTTTTGATTTTTCAGAAGATAATGATGCATAAGGTTTTTGGGTTTGACCCCCACCCCCTAATCGGGAATTTTAATGCTGGGTagcttttcttttcattttttgggCCTGTGCTGTTTTTTTGGGGAAAATAAAGGTGAATGCcatggaaaattttaaattgggGAACTAGTTTTGCCCCTGCTGGATTTGTGGTGGATTGAATTTACTGCGATTAGATGACTACAGATTGATGTGTGATTTTTGACCAAGTTCTGTCGATCAAATCTCTCTTGTATGATATTTTTTGGCGTAGAAACCTGAAACATGAGATTCAAGATCccatttttatgatatttaaatgtttgtagataatttttttgttcCTCAATGCTTCTTTTGCATTCAAATATAGCAGCAATGTGGATACTTAAGTTATTCACCATGTTGTTCTCAAGTTCCGATTCTCCTTAAACAGATTTTCCATTTAAAGTTGGTTTTGAATTCGTTATGTTTTTTATTCTGCAGGATTCGGGACGGACCTTGAGTATGTCGAGATTGAAGTGTATTCTGCGTGGGCTGGATATAAAAGGCTATCTCTTTCTATTTGTGATGGTACCGACTTGTGTCTTCATTATTTATGTGCATGGCCAGAAGATTACATACTTTTTACGGCCTTTGTGGGACTCTCCGCCGAAGTCcttccatgaaatgcctcactACTATCATGAGAATGTGTCCATGGAGAATCTATGTAAACTTCATGGCTGGGAAATAAGGGAGTATCCTAGGCGTGTTTATGATGCCGTGTTGTTTAACAATGAGGTTGACATTCTCAAGATACGGTGGAAAGAATTGTACCCTTATGTAACTGAGTTTGTATTGCTCGAGTCAAATTCGACTTTCACTGGGCTGCCTAAGCCTTATGTATTTTCCTCTGTCCAAGACCAGTTCAAATTTCTTGAGGCACGGTTAACCTATGGGCAAGTTCCGGGGCGATTTAAGAAAGGAGAGAACCCATTTGTTGAGGAAGCATACCAGAGGCTTGCACTAGATTATCTTCTTAAACAAGCCGGGATTCAAGATGATGACTTGTTGATAATGTCTGATGTCGATGAGATACCGAGTCAGCACACTATTAATCTACTGAGGTGGTGTGATGGAATACCTCCAATTCTCCATCTTCGTTTGAAGAATTACTTGTATTCATTTGAGTTTCTCGTTGATGATAGTAGCTGGAGAGCATCGGTTCACATTTATCAATCGGGGAAGACGAAATATGCTCACTATAGGCAGTCTGATGAAATCTTGGTCGATGCGGGATGGCACTGTAGCTTTTGCTTTAGACACATTCGTGAGTTCATATTCAAGATGAAAGCTTACAGTCACGTCGATCGGGTGAGATTTTCTCATTTCTTGAATCCCACAAGAATCCAGAGAGCAATCTGCAAAggtgatgatttgtttgatatGCTACCCGAGGAGTACACTTTCAAAGAAATCATTGGGAAAATGGGACCTATACCACATTCATACTCGGCTGTTCATCTCCCTGCATATCTTTTGGAGAATGCCGACCGATATAAATTTCTGTTACCCGGAAACTGTGTACGATAGTGACGCAACAACAAAGGTTCAAATTGTGAACCCATTGACAAAAGATTCGGGGGTGTTGTTTTTGAATGAATACCCAGAATTATTCATGTCATAACATTTTCGCAAAACATCTGGGAGAATCGAACACATTCTTTGATTTACAGTGAGTTTGTACATAGTTTTTGTTAGAGTTTATTTTCACGTGATTGAATAGTTTTTATCTTGTATGTATCAAACTTTTATTGCCCTTTCTTGGCATTCCTcttgttagaaatttttttggatTGGAATTGATTTATTCATACGAGTATTGATTTCTTGACAGATACTAGAGGGAAGGCTTCATTTACGTCTTGAAGTTGCACTATATcttacgtttttttttttaattcggaAGATATTTGATATAATTAGATCTCGAACTTTAATTTGAAATCGTCCTACCAGATAAATTTTTTCGAGTCAGTCATTCTGTAAAATGTCTTCGGTTCGAGTGATTATCATTTCGTTCAATTTTCAACTTCAATCTTTgttgcaaaaatatttatttcgatTCCTAGCTCCTTGGCCTATTTCTTCATCTCTCTAGTGTGAGAACTTTAATATCGATTTTTTTCTTTGCTATTtcaaaaacccaaaaattatagtTTGGTGAATCGGTGCTTTAATTTGAATGTCGAATAAttacatttataattttgagtgcaatttttttaaaaagaatatttcCCTTTTGTAGTACCCAAAATTGTTCTAATTTCATATCCAAAtattataatttgtgtacaAAACTTGACTCACTTGGTGCTTGAATCGCTTACATTTGATAGCTAATTTTCGTATcttacatatattataaacaatataaCTCTTTGCAAAGAAAAATTAAGTGGGTGTCAGATACGTAATCGTACCAAATTTGTGATTAATCCGATCTTTTCAATCAAATGACGTGGATCTCGATTCGGTTGTTATTTTAACTTCCATCTCTAAGCCACAAAGCTATGAATTTAAAGGAGGAATCCGATGAAATTTGCAGAAAAAATCTAAGAAcatctaatttaattatattactatggattaaaatacatttttagaAGAAAAGCTTGAGGAATATCATGAAGCTGAAGAAATTATGCTAATGGAAATTGAAATAAACGaaataaaattaagagaatCCGCTGAAGCTTTTTGTTGTAATATTGTTGATGAATTCTCCAAGTGCGTTTCTCTGATCActcatatttgtttttatttcattctTCCCAACAGTTTAGCTATCTTCCATGATCGTCCATCATGGATTGTGTCAACTTCATCAGTCGTGCGTTTCCTCGAACCAACTATAGCTCTAGTGGACTTTGACATCATTCAGGTTTTCACATCTGATGGACTTTTATTGTCGATAACTTTTTTTGCATAATTTGGGTCCAACAGTAATATTTGTCTGCAAGATCCCAAAGTTTTCCTAAACTCTCTAGTGAATGATGTAACAATAGATTCTTGTGTAGGAATCAGGTCTTCTACACTATTTCCCAAAACTTGAAGCATTCTGTAAGGCTGAACATTAGTAGTGAATCTATTGTCTATCGACACTTTGAACACCGGCTTCCCATTAACGCGTGCCGTGATGTAAAGTGTCTTGATATGTTTAGCCATCTCGGTTGTAGGCTATTTGATAACCACTCTTCTGCCTTCATCAACGAGAACTCCTGTACAATCTTTCACTGTCTCATTTTGGATAGTTTCTGTAACATTCCCCACCCTTGAAGGAGCATCAGACTCATACATCGTCTTGTGTTTAAGCTCATCAGGTAACACCAAAGAACCTGTGAAACAATCAAAAGAGACAAGAATTTGTCCTACTTTGAAGATAGATTTTTTATCACACTACTTCCTCCCTTAGATAACAAATCATCATCATTATCTTCAGTGATCGTTCTTCCAAACTTCCTCTTatcttttaaagattttttCGCCTCCGTTTCACGTTTTACAGCCCTTTCCCTTAGAGACTTTGGAAACTTTGGATCTCTACTGTGCATGGGTGGTGTCATTGGAGTAATCACAAACCGATGTTTTCGCCCCTCTCTTTGATGAACGACTAAGAGTGGCCTTTTCCAAGATGAGACTGCCCGTTGGTCAACCATTATTCCATGATTTATTGGTTTGGTTGAAGGACTTTCACCAACGTTTTCCATCATACCTTACATTCTCCCATCTATCAAATGTCTTCCCCCTAAAGTATTGATGATCCTTCCTCAGGAAAATCACTATTTTTGTATCTTCTAActtcaaaaatcattttatctCCCACCGCATTACTCTTCTTTTCGTCGAGAAAAACACCAAATCGGTATTATTCACATTCACATTGTCCACTGGAAGAAAATCATCTTCATCCACAAttattgtcttttttttttctcagagaattttataattatctTATTGATTATTTCTTGTAAGACATTTTTAAAAAGCCAACAAGCaatcatattataatttaaggATTTGTGATACTTATAATATCTCTTCCCTTCACTTTTTCTTTAGTTGACATATTCTGATATGGAGGATACCCTGTCCTCGAGATTAATCTCCGAATTCAGCACTGACATTTCTCGTATTCTTCCACCTTCATACATACTATGGCATATTAGGAGGTGTCACATCAAAAACTTGAATAACCGTTTATTTGTCATTATTGCGGTTTTGGTGCACTGAGTATGTTTTTCTCAAGAGACATTATAATGTTCAATGGAATTTCATGGCTAATAGAAGATGCAACTCCTTCTTGCATAGCTTCTTGTTAGAACTCGTGTACAAGTTGTTTCGACCAATCTTCCGCCACCATTAATATCTTCTACATGTGAGCTATGGTACTTTCCCTAAGACCGGGGAATTCTTTCATGCTTCTCAGTACACTTTGGAAGCATTGTGTCCCATCGGACATGCCGAAATTTGTTTGCATAGAAAAATTACGGGCGTGTCAGGCACGTAATCGTACCAAATTTCTGATTAATCTGACTTCTTCAATCAAACGACGTTAATCTTGATTCGATTGTTAGTTCTAACTTCCCTCGTTGAGCCACAAAGCTATGAATTTAAACGATGAATATGATAAAATGTGCATAAGAAACCCATGAACATCTAATTTAATTATGCTACGATgaattgaaataatatttttacaagaAAAGCTTCTAGAATATCATGAAACTGAAGAAATTACGCTAATCGAAATTGAGATAAGGGATCTAAAATTCAGAGAATATGCATAAGCTTTTTGTTGTAATTTTGTTGATGAATTTGTCGAGAGCGTTTATCTAATGTCTcatgtttgtttttgtttcattaTTCCCAGCCATTTAGCCGTCTTTCATGATCGTCCATCATTGTATCATGAGTCAACTTCTTCAGTCGTGTGCTTTCTTGAACCAACTGCAGTTCTTGTGAACTTTGACAGGATTTGGGTTTTCATACACGACGGACTTTTGTTGTCGATGACTTTTTTCATAATTTAGGTCCAACAATAaccaattaaaatttatataattatgacaatccaaaaa comes from the Primulina huaijiensis isolate GDHJ02 chromosome 8, ASM1229523v2, whole genome shotgun sequence genome and includes:
- the LOC140983254 gene encoding uncharacterized protein, whose product is MAEGGSYHCSKKSDDICGKSCGEDSGRTLSMSRLKCILRGLDIKGYLFLFVMVPTCVFIIYVHGQKITYFLRPLWDSPPKSFHEMPHYYHENVSMENLCKLHGWEIREYPRRVYDAVLFNNEVDILKIRWKELYPYVTEFVLLESNSTFTGLPKPYVFSSVQDQFKFLEARLTYGQVPGRFKKGENPFVEEAYQRLALDYLLKQAGIQDDDLLIMSDVDEIPSQHTINLLRWCDGIPPILHLRLKNYLYSFEFLVDDSSWRASVHIYQSGKTKYAHYRQSDEILVDAGWHCSFCFRHIREFIFKMKAYSHVDRVRFSHFLNPTRIQRAICKGDDLFDMLPEEYTFKEIIGKMGPIPHSYSAVHLPAYLLENADRYKFLLPGNCVR